In the genome of Hydractinia symbiolongicarpus strain clone_291-10 chromosome 5, HSymV2.1, whole genome shotgun sequence, one region contains:
- the LOC130645970 gene encoding putative nuclease HARBI1 — METILKYMLNYELSSHRFILNMASNKRQLALFSALNAVLVSSSTLLQLLSILVLKFLQEQRRLNNLRYQAVMERNTALSRYRRARLRYVRSKRKCWIKPGRTDKWWDNLHIVGNMCDDTWLQNFRMTKQQFMKLVELIRPYAKERSSQVRKDVIPLEKRLAITLYYLKDQGSLLMIGNTFGIAKSTTSVVVHEICGILAKDIASLLIKFPVEKADVEKISSNFLKRFGFPQVIGCVDGTHIPIKQPSENSHDYFSYKMYYSINCQAICDANGQFTNVEIKWPGSVHDARVFANCTVQEKYLNGEFKLFYKEIVEDGESVPQLLFGDPAYPLLPHVMKEFDHCISNEQVIFNQMLRSARNQIECAFGRLKARWRILNRAMDLQVKHVPNAILACFALHNFCEIEKSFVDPKVVEELALKERSLEPGLGIL, encoded by the exons atGGAAACCATTCTCAAATACATGCTGAATTATGAACTTTCATCCCACAGATTCATTTTAAACATGGCTTCCAACAAGAGACAGCTTGCGCTTTTTTCAGCCTTGAATGCAGTTCTCGTGAGTTCTTCAACGTTGTTACAACTACTAAGTATTTTGGTATTGAAATTTTTACAAGAACAGAGGAGGCTCAACAATTTGAGATATCAAGCAGTTATGGAGAGAAATACAGCATTGTCGAGGTACAGACGTGCAAGGTTGAG ATATGTTAGAAGCAAGAGAAAATGCTGGATTAAACCTGGAAGAACTGATAAATGGTGGGATAACTTGCACATTGTTGGTAACATGTGTGACGATACTTGGTTACAAAACTTCAGAATGACAAAACAACAATTTATGAAACTTGTCGAATTAATTAGACCTTACGCAAAGGAAAGGTCTTCACAAGTCCGCAAAGACGTAATTCCGCTAGAAAAACGACTAGCTATTACGCTTTATTACTTGAAGGACCAAGGTTCTCTTTTGATGATTGGCAATACATTTGGCATAGCAAAAAGTACGACAAGTGTTGTTGTACATGAAATATGTGGCATATTAGCGAAAGATATCGCTTCTTTGTTGATAAAATTCCCAGTGGAAAAGGCTGATGTGGAAAAGATTTCCAGTAACTTCCTAAAACGATTTGGATTCCCTCAGGTGATTGGTTGTGTTGATGGCACACACATCCCAATAAAACAACCCTCAGAAAACTCTCATGATTACTTTTCCTACAAGATGTATTACTCGATCAATTGTCAAGCAATATGCGATGCGAATGGACAATTCACGAATGTCGAAATTAAATGGCCAGGCAGTGTTCATGATGCTAGAGTTTTTGCTAACTGCACGGTTCAGGAAAAGTATCTTAATGGagagtttaaattattttacaaggAGATCGTAGAGGATGGTGAATCCGTGCCACAGTTGCTTTTTGGAGATCCTGCATACCCTCTTTTACCACATGTGATGAAGGAGTTCGATCATTGCATATCGAATGAACAAGTCATATTCAATCAAATGTTACGCTCCGCCCGTAACCAAATAGAATGCGCATTTGGAAGGCTTAAAGCTAGGTGGAGAATTTTAAATCGCGCTATGGATCTGCAAGTGAAACATGTTCCAAATGCTATACTAGCTTGTTTTGCATTACACAACTTTTGCGAAATCGAAAAATCGTTTGTAGACCCGAAGGTCGTAGAGGAATTGGCATTGAAAGAACGCAGCCTT GAACCAGGGTTAGGGATACTTTAG